A single region of the Neisseria zoodegmatis genome encodes:
- the nusB gene encoding transcription antitermination factor NusB — translation MKQPSSPRRRAREFTVQALYQAALTDSPAAETAKNIRESKDFKKADGDLFAALFFGAHSNQSTYMQQIRPLLDRDENELSPIERAVLLMACHELNAMPETPYPVIINEAIEVTKTFGGTDGHKFVNGILDKLALQLRPNDPKRN, via the coding sequence ATGAAACAACCATCATCTCCCCGTCGCCGCGCACGGGAATTTACCGTACAGGCTTTGTATCAAGCCGCCCTCACGGATTCCCCCGCCGCCGAAACCGCCAAAAACATCCGCGAAAGCAAAGATTTCAAAAAAGCCGACGGCGACCTTTTTGCCGCGCTCTTTTTCGGTGCGCACAGCAACCAAAGCACCTACATGCAGCAAATCCGCCCCCTGCTCGACCGCGACGAAAACGAACTCAGCCCCATCGAGCGCGCGGTATTGCTGATGGCTTGCCACGAGCTGAATGCCATGCCCGAAACCCCCTACCCGGTAATCATCAACGAAGCCATCGAAGTAACCAAAACCTTCGGCGGCACCGACGGGCACAAATTCGTTAACGGTATTCTCGACAAACTCGCCCTGCAACTGCGCCCAAACGACCCCAAGCGCAACTAA
- the hemA gene encoding glutamyl-tRNA reductase → MQLTAVGLNHQTAPLSIREKLAFTAKSLPEAVRALTAGEGVQEAVILSTCNRTELYCVGDEEYIIKWLSQYHGVNLDEIRPYLYTLDNNAAIRHAFRVACGLDSMVLGEPQILGQIKDAVRVAQEQHTVDTWLNALFQKTFAVAKEVRTGTAVGENSVSMAAASVKMAEQIFPDIADLNVLFIGAGEMIELVATYFAAKTPRLITVANRTLPRAQELCEKLSVNAEPHLLSELPDILYEYDVVVSSTASQLPIVGKGMVERALKQRQNMPVFMLDLAVPRDIEAEVGDLNDAYLYTVDDIANIVQTGQKARKQAAEAAEAMVEQKVGEFVEWQKSRQNVPMIRALRDEGERARRQVLENAMKQLAKGTPPEEVLERLSVQLTNKLLHSPSRTLNKAGSQSSELVDAVAQIYDLEHLKQG, encoded by the coding sequence ATGCAACTTACTGCTGTCGGCCTTAATCATCAAACCGCACCTCTCAGCATTCGTGAAAAGCTGGCTTTCACCGCCAAAAGCCTGCCCGAAGCCGTGCGCGCGCTGACTGCGGGCGAGGGTGTGCAAGAGGCCGTGATTCTTTCTACCTGCAACCGCACTGAGCTTTATTGTGTGGGCGATGAAGAATACATCATCAAATGGTTGTCGCAATATCACGGCGTTAACTTAGATGAAATCCGCCCGTATCTTTACACCTTGGATAACAATGCCGCCATCCGCCATGCCTTCCGTGTGGCTTGCGGCTTGGATTCTATGGTTTTGGGCGAACCGCAGATTCTCGGTCAGATTAAAGATGCGGTGCGCGTTGCCCAAGAGCAGCACACCGTTGATACTTGGCTGAACGCGCTGTTTCAGAAAACATTTGCCGTGGCTAAAGAAGTGCGCACCGGCACGGCGGTGGGAGAAAATTCAGTTTCCATGGCGGCTGCGTCGGTGAAAATGGCCGAGCAGATTTTTCCCGATATCGCCGATTTAAACGTGCTGTTTATCGGCGCAGGCGAAATGATTGAATTGGTAGCCACTTACTTTGCCGCCAAAACGCCCCGCCTGATTACGGTAGCCAACCGCACCTTGCCGCGCGCCCAAGAGTTGTGCGAAAAACTCAGCGTCAATGCCGAGCCGCACTTGCTTTCCGAATTGCCTGATATTTTGTATGAATACGATGTGGTGGTTTCTTCCACGGCCAGCCAGCTTCCGATTGTCGGCAAAGGCATGGTTGAGCGCGCATTGAAGCAGCGCCAAAATATGCCTGTATTTATGCTGGATTTGGCCGTGCCGCGCGATATTGAAGCGGAAGTCGGCGATTTGAACGACGCTTATCTCTACACGGTGGACGACATTGCCAATATCGTCCAAACCGGCCAAAAAGCCCGTAAGCAGGCTGCCGAAGCGGCGGAGGCTATGGTTGAGCAGAAAGTGGGCGAGTTTGTCGAATGGCAGAAAAGCCGCCAAAACGTGCCCATGATCCGTGCTTTGCGCGACGAAGGTGAACGGGCGCGCCGTCAGGTTTTGGAAAATGCCATGAAGCAGCTCGCCAAAGGTACACCACCCGAAGAGGTGTTGGAAAGATTATCGGTACAGCTGACCAATAAACTGCTGCATTCGCCATCGCGTACATTGAATAAAGCCGGTTCGCAAAGCAGTGAACTGGTGGATGCGGTAGCGCAGATTTATGATTTGGAGCATTTGAAGCAGGGCTGA
- a CDS encoding sensor histidine kinase: MPIIRQIQSWFALPDLRNFGTISRLILSSIFGLMAFPLISLSTESYTDQLYHNAAWAAPTLLAILIKGYLLANTLPRITESRFAVLIVHISNLIIFTIVDYVILGERMYFWQHFFLFNFFALGFMYTEASRRYSLAPSLSEARLSALTARIRPHFLFNSLNAAISLIRLRPYDAETLLENLANLFRAQLRDGSQNSTLGQEIEWAQEYIAIEQIRMGHTRVQVMWQHHAPDDAETPHLLLQPLLENAVFHGIESTHRPGCISVLTTRQKHWIYIRIENPYVPTDSQENAKPHKGNSMALRNLKERLALMYDNDAVIKSRQLDGIFRVDIRLPYRKKSSDLKKLFG, encoded by the coding sequence ATGCCTATTATACGCCAAATACAATCTTGGTTTGCACTTCCTGATTTACGGAATTTCGGCACCATCTCGCGTTTGATTTTGTCCAGCATATTCGGATTGATGGCTTTCCCTTTAATCAGCCTCTCTACTGAAAGTTATACCGACCAGCTTTATCACAACGCGGCTTGGGCCGCGCCGACTTTATTAGCCATTCTGATTAAAGGCTATTTGCTCGCCAACACCTTGCCGCGCATTACCGAATCGCGCTTTGCCGTGCTTATCGTGCACATCAGCAACCTGATTATCTTTACCATCGTCGATTACGTTATCCTCGGCGAGCGCATGTATTTTTGGCAGCATTTCTTTTTGTTCAACTTTTTTGCTTTGGGCTTTATGTACACCGAAGCTTCGCGCCGTTACAGCTTGGCGCCTTCGCTTTCGGAAGCGCGTTTGAGCGCGCTCACCGCCCGTATCCGCCCGCATTTTTTGTTTAACAGCTTAAACGCGGCCATCAGTTTGATCAGGCTCCGCCCTTACGACGCGGAAACGCTGCTGGAAAACCTCGCCAACCTTTTCCGTGCCCAACTGCGCGACGGCAGTCAAAACAGCACGTTGGGGCAGGAAATCGAATGGGCGCAGGAATATATCGCCATCGAACAAATCCGCATGGGGCACACACGCGTTCAGGTGATGTGGCAGCACCACGCGCCCGACGATGCCGAAACCCCTCATTTGCTGCTGCAACCTCTGCTGGAAAATGCGGTATTTCACGGTATTGAATCCACCCACCGACCGGGTTGTATTTCGGTATTGACCACCCGCCAAAAACACTGGATTTATATCCGCATTGAAAACCCGTATGTACCGACCGACAGCCAAGAAAATGCCAAGCCGCACAAAGGAAATTCGATGGCATTGCGTAATTTGAAAGAACGTTTGGCGCTGATGTACGACAACGATGCCGTGATTAAAAGCCGCCAGCTCGACGGCATTTTCCGCGTCGATATCCGCTTGCCTTACCGCAAAAAATCTTCCGATTTGAAAAAACTGTTCGGTTAA
- the argH gene encoding argininosuccinate lyase: MNDNKTWSGRFNEPVSELVKKYTGSIDFDKRLAKWDIQGSLAHAQMLQQAGVLSEEDLTAIRQGMADIIAEIESGRMAWSLDLEDVHMNIERRLTDKIGDAGKRLHTGRSRNDQVATDIRLWLRDQITDIQALIRDLQAALVDLAEGNADVVMPGFTHLQVAQPVSFGHHMLAYVEMLGRDFERMADCRKRVNRMPLGAAALAGTTYPIRRETTAELLGFEQICQNSLDAVSDRDFAIEFTAAASLIMVHLSRLSEELILWMSPRFGFIDIADRFCTGSSIMPQKKNPDVPELVRGKSGRVIGHLTGLIMLMKSQPLAYNKDNQEDKEPLFDTADTLIDTLRIYADMMRGVTVKPENMRAAVMQGFATATDLADYLVKKGMPFRDSHEVVALAVRHADTQGVDLSELPLSILQGFSGLIAEDVYGVLTPEGSLNARNHLGGTAPEQVRLQVKRWRDILAD; this comes from the coding sequence ATGAATGATAATAAAACCTGGTCGGGGCGTTTTAATGAACCCGTATCCGAGCTGGTAAAAAAATATACCGGCTCCATCGATTTCGACAAACGCTTGGCGAAGTGGGATATACAAGGCTCTCTGGCTCATGCGCAGATGCTGCAACAGGCAGGAGTATTGAGTGAGGAAGACTTAACCGCCATCCGACAGGGAATGGCCGACATTATAGCAGAAATCGAATCCGGCCGAATGGCTTGGTCGCTCGATCTCGAAGACGTACACATGAATATCGAACGCCGCCTGACCGACAAAATCGGCGATGCGGGCAAGCGTCTCCATACCGGCCGCAGCCGCAACGATCAGGTAGCTACCGACATCCGCTTATGGCTGCGCGACCAGATTACCGACATCCAAGCCCTCATTCGCGACCTGCAAGCCGCGTTGGTTGATTTGGCGGAAGGCAACGCCGATGTTGTGATGCCCGGTTTCACCCATCTTCAAGTAGCCCAGCCGGTAAGTTTCGGCCACCACATGCTTGCTTATGTGGAAATGTTGGGACGCGATTTCGAGCGCATGGCCGACTGCCGCAAACGCGTAAACCGTATGCCTTTGGGAGCAGCTGCGCTAGCCGGCACAACCTACCCCATCCGTCGCGAAACCACCGCCGAACTGCTCGGCTTTGAGCAAATCTGCCAAAACTCGCTGGATGCCGTTTCCGACCGCGATTTTGCGATTGAGTTTACCGCTGCGGCCAGCCTGATTATGGTGCATTTGAGCCGCTTGAGCGAAGAATTGATTTTGTGGATGAGCCCGCGTTTCGGTTTCATCGACATCGCCGACCGCTTCTGCACCGGCTCTTCCATCATGCCGCAGAAGAAAAATCCCGACGTGCCCGAGCTGGTACGCGGCAAATCCGGCAGAGTTATCGGCCACCTTACCGGCCTGATTATGTTGATGAAATCCCAACCTTTGGCCTACAACAAAGACAATCAGGAAGACAAAGAACCGCTGTTTGACACGGCAGATACTTTGATTGACACCTTGCGCATTTACGCCGACATGATGCGCGGCGTAACCGTTAAACCGGAAAACATGCGCGCCGCCGTGATGCAGGGCTTTGCGACTGCTACGGATTTGGCCGACTATTTAGTGAAAAAAGGTATGCCTTTCCGCGACAGCCATGAAGTGGTTGCTTTGGCCGTGCGCCATGCCGACACACAAGGTGTGGATTTGAGCGAACTGCCGTTAAGCATCTTGCAAGGTTTCAGCGGTTTGATTGCCGAAGACGTGTACGGCGTGCTGACACCTGAAGGCAGCTTAAATGCCCGCAACCACTTGGGTGGCACCGCGCCGGAGCAAGTGCGTTTGCAGGTAAAACGCTGGCGCGACATTTTGGCTGATTGA